Within the Streptomyces sp. NBC_00353 genome, the region CCGCGGGACGGGTTCGGCCGCTCCACCCAGGGGTCGTCCTCGCCGAACCACTTCCGCACGTCGGAGAGCGTCGCGAACGGCAGCGGCCAGGACTTGAACCAGTCCTCCCACTCCCGCTGCGAGGCGGCGCCGAGCGCGGAGGCCCGCATGTCGCAGATGATCAGGGCCCGGACGAGATCGGGGCGCTTCGCGGCGAGCTGCCAGGCGGTGAGGGCGCCCATCGAGTGGCCGACGACGGTGGCGGGGCCGAGGCCGAGCTGTTCGATCGCCTCCTCGGCGTCGGCGACGTACGCGTCGCGGGTGTACGGGCCTTCGGCCGGCTTCTCGCTGCGGCCGTGCCCCCGCTGGTCGAGGCCCACGGCCCGGTGCCGCTCGGCGAGCCAGCGGGTGGTGGGGGCCCAGTGGGAGGCCCGGCCCATCAGTCCGTGGAGCAGTAAGACCCCGGGGGCGCGCTCGCCCTCCGTGCGCCCCTTGGGC harbors:
- a CDS encoding alpha/beta fold hydrolase, which produces MVRRIDVTGSDGVRLAAWEFADPPKGRTEGERAPGVLLLHGLMGRASHWAPTTRWLAERHRAVGLDQRGHGRSEKPAEGPYTRDAYVADAEEAIEQLGLGPATVVGHSMGALTAWQLAAKRPDLVRALIICDMRASALGAASQREWEDWFKSWPLPFATLSDVRKWFGEDDPWVERPNPSRGEFFAEVMAERADGWRPVFSRRQMLQSRATWVHDAHWEELAQVRCPTLVVRGLDGELGRAEAQEMVRVLPRGQYAEVADAGHLVHYDQPEGWRAVVEPFLEQFAEDSQDDREPVSS